The Dehalogenimonas sp. 4OHTPN genome window below encodes:
- the hypF gene encoding carbamoyltransferase HypF — MPQVSTSQRLAIAVKGVVQGVGFRPFVYQLARRYSLTGWVTNTSGEVRIEVEGLPEAVQAFRRSLEAEAPPQAHITGIMSIGVAPAGYDRFEIRASLIEAGRYQLISPDLATCSDCRREIFDPEDRRFHYPFTNCTNCGPRFTIIEDIPYDRPLTTMNVFPMCPECRREYEDPLDRRFHAQPNACPVCGPKLWLVDNAGRHIAAADVIEKAAELFRQGQILAVRGLGGFLLACDATNQTAVEELRRRKRRPAKPFAVMLSSLDEIEPRCELSVEERQLLISAKAPIVLLRLKEGTDIASAVAPGLKYLGVMLPYTPLHHLIMTGAGRPLVMTSGNLSEEPIARDNDEALSRLGGIADYFILHNREIFSRYDDSVVMHEAGEKRMLRRARGFAPYPVRLTSTVPQILGVGAQEKNTFCLTRDDNAFVSQHIGDMENLETIEHFEQTLSLYKRIFRIEPRTITCDQHPDYATSKWAAEESARLDIPLVKVQHHHAHIAACLAENSVSDKVIGVALDGTGYGSDGNIWGGEFLIADAAGFNRAAHLEYLPLPGGEAAVKKPYRTAAGYLYRLLGAEGLTRAAACLRGVDGSELDLIKHQVDRGLNTPETSSAGRLFDTVSALLGVRREIQYDAQAAVELEMAANGIETGGSYPFDIAVEAGHRVIRLRRLFEGLLDDIEGGVIGVPEMAARFHNTIVDIIVKVCEIIRSDTGLDLVSLSGGCFMNRRLLRRSIERLGQAGFRVYAHREVPTNDGGISLGQVFVAASYVKNI; from the coding sequence GTGCCTCAAGTCAGCACCTCACAGCGCCTGGCTATTGCGGTCAAAGGTGTTGTCCAGGGGGTGGGCTTCCGGCCTTTCGTTTACCAGCTGGCGCGCCGCTACAGCCTGACCGGCTGGGTGACCAACACCTCCGGAGAAGTCCGCATCGAGGTTGAAGGTTTACCAGAAGCAGTTCAAGCCTTTCGCAGAAGTTTGGAGGCCGAGGCGCCGCCGCAGGCTCACATTACAGGTATTATGTCAATAGGGGTGGCACCGGCTGGATATGACCGATTCGAAATCCGCGCCAGCCTGATTGAAGCCGGTAGATACCAGCTTATCTCCCCGGACCTGGCCACCTGCTCGGACTGCCGCCGGGAGATTTTCGATCCAGAGGACCGGCGCTTCCACTACCCCTTTACCAATTGTACCAACTGCGGGCCGCGCTTCACCATCATTGAAGACATTCCGTACGACAGACCGTTGACCACGATGAACGTTTTCCCCATGTGCCCGGAATGCCGCCGCGAATATGAAGACCCGCTGGACCGGCGTTTCCACGCCCAGCCTAACGCTTGCCCGGTTTGCGGACCGAAACTCTGGCTTGTGGACAACGCCGGGCGGCACATAGCGGCTGCCGATGTTATCGAAAAAGCCGCAGAACTGTTTCGGCAGGGTCAGATACTGGCTGTCCGAGGCCTGGGAGGTTTCCTGCTCGCCTGTGACGCGACCAACCAGACGGCGGTTGAAGAATTGAGACGGCGCAAGCGGCGGCCGGCCAAACCATTCGCCGTGATGCTGTCCAGCCTGGACGAGATCGAACCCCGCTGTGAATTATCGGTGGAGGAAAGGCAGCTTTTAATCTCGGCGAAGGCGCCTATCGTTCTTCTCAGATTGAAAGAAGGTACAGATATCGCCTCAGCAGTCGCCCCCGGGCTGAAATATTTGGGCGTCATGTTGCCCTACACACCGCTCCATCACTTGATTATGACTGGCGCCGGCCGACCGCTGGTGATGACTTCAGGTAATCTTTCGGAAGAGCCCATCGCCAGGGACAACGACGAAGCTTTGTCCCGGCTTGGCGGCATCGCCGACTATTTTATCCTCCACAATCGCGAAATATTTTCGCGCTACGACGACTCGGTGGTCATGCATGAAGCCGGCGAAAAGCGGATGCTGCGGCGAGCCCGCGGCTTTGCGCCCTACCCGGTGAGGTTAACTTCTACGGTACCGCAGATTCTGGGCGTCGGAGCGCAAGAAAAGAATACCTTTTGCCTGACCCGCGACGACAATGCCTTCGTCTCACAGCACATCGGCGATATGGAGAATCTCGAAACAATCGAGCATTTCGAACAAACGTTAAGCCTGTACAAAAGAATATTCCGCATCGAGCCGCGGACCATTACCTGCGACCAGCACCCTGATTATGCCACCTCCAAATGGGCGGCCGAAGAATCGGCCAGACTTGATATTCCGCTGGTTAAAGTCCAGCATCATCATGCCCATATTGCTGCCTGTTTGGCCGAAAACAGCGTTTCCGACAAGGTCATAGGCGTGGCTCTGGACGGTACCGGCTACGGCTCCGATGGAAACATCTGGGGCGGGGAGTTTTTAATTGCCGACGCCGCAGGCTTTAATCGAGCTGCCCACCTGGAGTACCTCCCCCTGCCCGGGGGAGAGGCGGCGGTTAAAAAGCCATACCGCACCGCCGCCGGTTATCTTTACCGTCTTTTGGGCGCCGAAGGATTGACACGGGCAGCCGCCTGTCTAAGGGGTGTCGATGGGTCGGAACTCGACCTGATCAAGCACCAAGTCGACCGCGGCTTGAATACTCCGGAGACCTCCAGCGCCGGACGGCTATTCGATACTGTATCCGCGCTGCTCGGGGTGCGACGAGAAATTCAATACGACGCCCAGGCCGCGGTTGAGTTAGAGATGGCCGCCAACGGAATCGAGACCGGCGGCAGCTACCCCTTTGACATCGCTGTGGAGGCTGGGCACCGGGTCATCCGGCTGCGTCGGCTATTCGAGGGTCTCCTTGATGATATCGAGGGAGGAGTTATTGGAGTACCCGAAATGGCGGCACGCTTCCACAACACTATTGTTGACATAATCGTAAAAGTGTGTGAGATTATTAGAAGCGATACCGGGTTGGACTTGGTGTCTTTGTCCGGAGGTTGTTTTATGAACCGGCGGCTGCTGAGGCGCAGTATCGAACGCCTGGGGCAAGCCGGTTTCCGGGTTTATGCACATAGGGAAGTACCGACTAATGACGGCGGCATTTCCTTAGGACAGGTTTTCGTCGCCGCGAGTTATGTAAAGAACATTTAG
- a CDS encoding MarC family protein, producing the protein MADFWQPFLLTFVPLFIVIDAIGNLPFVIALTEDSTREERRRIINLATVTAAGVGLIFLFLGRFILSAMDISVGAFAISGGIILMIFAVRYMTTGHMVEAIKEEMVAVVPIGTPLTVGPATITTLLLLSTQFDLYIVLISFGLNIFIAWATFVAAGFFMRVMGRGGLRAVSRVFSLLLAALAVNMVIKGLELIGVLPTVA; encoded by the coding sequence ATGGCCGATTTCTGGCAGCCCTTCCTCCTTACCTTCGTCCCCCTTTTCATCGTCATTGATGCCATCGGCAATCTGCCATTTGTCATCGCGCTGACCGAAGATTCCACCCGGGAAGAACGCCGCCGGATCATAAACCTGGCTACCGTTACCGCTGCCGGCGTCGGGCTGATTTTCTTGTTCCTGGGCCGATTCATCCTGAGTGCCATGGACATCTCCGTCGGCGCCTTCGCCATTTCCGGCGGGATAATCCTGATGATCTTCGCTGTCCGTTATATGACCACCGGGCATATGGTTGAAGCTATCAAAGAAGAAATGGTGGCCGTGGTCCCGATAGGCACCCCTCTAACGGTCGGCCCGGCGACAATCACCACCCTCCTGCTGCTGTCAACCCAATTCGACCTCTACATAGTACTTATCTCTTTCGGGCTAAACATATTTATCGCCTGGGCCACATTTGTCGCCGCCGGTTTCTTCATGCGGGTCATGGGCCGGGGCGGGTTGCGTGCTGTCTCCCGTGTTTTCAGCCTTCTTCTGGCGGCTCTGGCGGTGAACATGGTCATCAAGGGTCTGGAATTGATCGGAGTTCTTCCAACCGTCGCCTGA
- the tsaD gene encoding tRNA (adenosine(37)-N6)-threonylcarbamoyltransferase complex transferase subunit TsaD, with the protein MRVLGIESSCDETAAAIVEDGISVIASEVASQVDIHARYGGVVPEVASRQHLLSMAPVVAKCLDGASMKLAEIDAVAVTCGPGLAGSLLVGVNFAKALAMALDKPLIGINHLEGHIYANWLTGSVPEFPALALIVSGGHTDLMLMTGHGDYRLVGRTRDDAAGEAFDKAARLLNLGYPGGPAVEKAAGLGRPTLRLPRNIIRGSFDFSFSGLKTALYRLAETAQIDSPNDAAASFQEAVVGILVKRTVAAAEELGVRQILVAGGVAANSRLRQKFLADSPLPVLIPPLRLCTDNAAFIASCGCFHLAKGERSGLDLDIYPSLPLTSFSPN; encoded by the coding sequence ATGCGGGTATTAGGCATCGAAAGTTCGTGTGACGAAACGGCGGCCGCCATCGTCGAAGACGGGATAAGTGTAATCGCCAGCGAGGTGGCTTCCCAGGTAGATATCCACGCCCGGTACGGCGGCGTGGTGCCCGAAGTCGCCTCCCGCCAGCACCTGCTGTCGATGGCGCCGGTGGTGGCAAAATGCCTGGACGGCGCCTCGATGAAACTGGCCGAAATCGACGCCGTGGCGGTAACCTGCGGCCCGGGACTGGCCGGGTCGCTTCTGGTAGGCGTCAATTTCGCCAAAGCTCTCGCCATGGCTCTGGATAAACCCTTGATTGGCATCAACCACCTTGAGGGACACATTTACGCCAACTGGCTGACGGGTAGCGTTCCGGAGTTCCCGGCGCTGGCGCTCATCGTTTCCGGCGGCCACACCGACCTGATGCTGATGACAGGCCACGGCGACTACCGGTTGGTCGGCCGTACCCGGGACGATGCCGCCGGTGAAGCCTTCGACAAAGCCGCTCGACTCTTGAACCTTGGTTACCCCGGCGGTCCTGCGGTCGAAAAAGCCGCCGGCCTGGGGAGACCGACCCTCAGGCTGCCCCGCAATATCATCCGCGGCAGTTTCGATTTCAGCTTTTCCGGGCTTAAAACAGCCCTCTACCGGCTGGCTGAAACAGCCCAGATTGATTCGCCAAACGATGCCGCCGCCAGCTTTCAGGAAGCCGTGGTGGGTATCTTGGTCAAAAGGACGGTCGCCGCGGCCGAGGAACTGGGCGTGCGCCAGATTCTTGTGGCGGGCGGTGTTGCCGCCAACTCCCGCCTGCGGCAGAAATTTCTCGCCGACTCACCGCTGCCGGTGCTTATCCCCCCGTTAAGACTCTGCACCGACAACGCCGCCTTCATCGCCAGCTGCGGCTGCTTTCACCTGGCAAAAGGGGAGCGGTCAGGCTTGGACCTGGATATCTACCCCAGCTTGCCACTAACTTCATTCTCCCCCAATTAG
- a CDS encoding TetR/AcrR family transcriptional regulator codes for MSPDKTDGRITKGEATRQRLVSAALRVFAELGFSRATIKDIGAAADVSPALLYHYFPSKEDLLNAVVERFGPIGDVRRFIEQYEALPAAEFIRKLARHFYDLLGERLDLVRIFLREGTSNGSVADAWRGMIQRGLPVIQGYFLRQVLMGRLRPHNTEVTVRALSTTIIMLRFSENVFPLQTLTGYQFIDEFIDNLMVGLRPDIPEIFGHNAAAS; via the coding sequence ATGAGCCCCGACAAGACCGACGGCAGGATTACAAAGGGCGAGGCCACCCGGCAGCGTTTGGTCAGCGCTGCGTTGAGGGTATTCGCCGAACTCGGCTTTTCACGAGCGACCATCAAGGATATCGGCGCCGCCGCCGACGTTTCGCCAGCCCTGTTGTACCATTATTTCCCCAGTAAAGAAGACCTGCTTAACGCTGTAGTAGAGCGTTTCGGGCCAATCGGCGATGTCCGCCGTTTTATCGAACAATACGAAGCCTTACCGGCTGCCGAATTCATTAGAAAACTCGCCAGGCATTTCTACGACCTGCTCGGCGAGCGTCTGGATCTGGTGCGCATCTTTCTGCGGGAAGGCACATCAAACGGATCCGTCGCCGATGCCTGGCGAGGCATGATCCAGCGGGGACTGCCGGTTATCCAGGGTTATTTTCTGCGGCAAGTGCTCATGGGCAGGCTGCGGCCGCACAATACCGAGGTCACCGTTCGCGCCCTGAGCACCACCATTATCATGCTGCGGTTCAGCGAAAACGTTTTTCCTCTGCAGACACTAACTGGTTACCAATTTATTGATGAATTTATCGATAATTTAATGGTCGGTCTGCGGCCTGATATTCCTGAAATCTTCGGACATAACGCCGCCGCGAGTTAG
- the hypA gene encoding hydrogenase maturation nickel metallochaperone HypA encodes MHELAVTQSLLDIVLKEAGKAGAIRVNTVTLVIGELSGLVDDSIQFYFDFMTKGTIAEGSKLHFKRVSARMKCRACGEEFITTPNEWICPKCGQWQAEVIAGKEFYVDSIEVDDADKST; translated from the coding sequence ATGCACGAACTGGCGGTGACCCAGAGCCTTCTTGATATCGTTCTCAAAGAAGCCGGAAAAGCCGGCGCTATAAGAGTGAACACTGTTACCCTGGTCATCGGTGAACTTTCCGGCCTGGTTGACGACTCTATCCAGTTCTATTTCGACTTTATGACAAAAGGTACAATCGCCGAGGGATCTAAGCTTCATTTCAAACGTGTCTCCGCCAGAATGAAATGCCGCGCTTGCGGTGAAGAGTTCATCACCACACCCAACGAGTGGATTTGCCCCAAATGCGGGCAGTGGCAGGCGGAGGTCATAGCCGGCAAAGAATTTTATGTCGATTCGATCGAGGTGGACGATGCAGATAAAAGTACTTAA
- a CDS encoding pitrilysin family protein — translation MFQKTVLPSGLRLLTQEMPNTRSACICIFVGTGSRYETDKQAGISHFIEHVLFRGTEKRPTSRDISESVEGVGGILNGGTDRETTVYWAKASCDHFASTLDTLCDILLHSRFDDGDIEKERQVIVEEIHMSEDQPDQKACQLVDTVLWPDHPLGRDIAGTEDTVNAVSRDDLLDYMGRHYLPGNTVVAIAGGVSHQDVIAVVNDKMGAWQPVAAAPVFMPFVSANGRRLVVEKRDIEQDHFLLALPALSIADPRRYVESLLNVILGEGMSSRLFTEIRDRMGLAYAIHSYTDFLQDTGALTVAASVDPSNLGKAVSAVIRELDLLKTTLTPHELSKAKELSKGRLALRLEDSRHVASWLGGQEILTGEVLTPEDVIHKIDAVTLDDLRNLAEDLIRTEKLRLSVVGPVIDEQPLKDMISAV, via the coding sequence ATGTTCCAGAAGACAGTGCTCCCATCCGGCCTCAGGCTGCTGACCCAGGAAATGCCCAACACCCGCTCGGCATGCATCTGCATCTTTGTAGGCACGGGATCCCGATACGAGACGGACAAACAGGCCGGAATTTCTCATTTCATTGAACACGTCCTCTTCCGCGGCACCGAGAAACGGCCGACTTCGCGAGATATCTCTGAATCCGTTGAGGGAGTCGGCGGCATCCTTAACGGCGGCACCGACCGTGAGACCACGGTATACTGGGCTAAAGCCTCCTGTGACCACTTCGCGTCCACCCTTGACACTCTGTGCGATATCCTGCTCCATTCACGCTTCGACGACGGCGACATCGAAAAAGAACGCCAGGTCATTGTGGAAGAAATCCACATGTCGGAGGATCAGCCGGACCAGAAAGCCTGTCAACTGGTCGACACCGTGCTCTGGCCGGATCATCCGCTGGGCCGAGATATCGCCGGCACCGAGGACACAGTCAACGCTGTCTCCCGAGATGATCTGCTGGACTATATGGGCCGCCATTATCTTCCGGGTAACACCGTGGTTGCCATAGCCGGCGGTGTCAGCCATCAGGACGTTATCGCCGTAGTCAATGACAAAATGGGCGCCTGGCAGCCTGTCGCGGCGGCACCGGTCTTCATGCCGTTTGTATCGGCCAACGGCCGCCGCCTGGTAGTGGAGAAGCGCGATATCGAGCAGGACCATTTCCTGCTTGCCCTGCCGGCGCTGTCCATCGCGGATCCCCGCCGTTATGTCGAGAGCCTCCTGAACGTGATACTGGGCGAAGGTATGAGCAGCCGCCTGTTTACCGAGATCCGCGACAGGATGGGACTGGCTTATGCCATTCACAGCTACACCGATTTCCTGCAGGATACCGGAGCCTTGACCGTAGCCGCCAGCGTCGACCCGTCCAACCTGGGAAAGGCTGTCAGCGCTGTTATCAGAGAACTCGATTTACTGAAAACAACTTTAACGCCTCACGAATTATCAAAGGCTAAGGAGTTGTCCAAGGGCCGGCTGGCGTTGCGGTTGGAGGACTCCCGGCATGTAGCTTCCTGGCTGGGCGGCCAAGAGATACTGACCGGCGAGGTTTTAACCCCGGAGGACGTCATTCACAAAATCGATGCGGTTACCCTTGACGATCTCAGGAACCTGGCCGAAGACCTCATCCGAACGGAAAAGCTCCGTCTGTCGGTGGTTGGTCCGGTGATTGATGAGCAGCCGTTAAAGGATATGATTTCAGCCGTGTAG
- a CDS encoding DUF5679 domain-containing protein, translating to MEGYCMKCRTKRVMKGAKAITMKNGRPATQGVCPVCGTKMFKIGKA from the coding sequence ATGGAAGGTTATTGCATGAAATGCCGCACCAAGAGAGTGATGAAGGGCGCCAAGGCCATCACCATGAAGAACGGCCGGCCCGCTACTCAAGGGGTTTGCCCCGTCTGCGGCACCAAGATGTTCAAAATCGGCAAAGCCTAA
- the hypB gene encoding hydrogenase nickel incorporation protein HypB — MQIKVLKDIMAANTATADVNRARLDNHGILGVNIMASPGAGKTTFILATIDGFRPDARVGVIEGDIASQIDSEKVAQKGAPVVQINTGGGCHLDAGQVSAGLDNLPLENIDVLFIENVGNLVCPSEFKLGEHLRVVLLSVPEGDDKPFKYPGMFASADAVVVTKTDIMPYFDFDLGRFTQSVEGLKPGIRVFPLSARTGDGFSDWIAFLKSCIQGRGS, encoded by the coding sequence ATGCAGATAAAAGTACTTAAGGACATAATGGCCGCTAATACGGCCACCGCTGACGTCAATCGCGCCCGCCTCGATAACCATGGCATTCTGGGAGTCAACATCATGGCTTCGCCCGGCGCGGGGAAGACCACGTTTATCTTGGCTACGATCGACGGATTTCGACCCGATGCTCGCGTCGGCGTGATCGAAGGCGATATCGCCTCCCAGATAGACTCCGAGAAGGTTGCCCAGAAAGGCGCGCCGGTAGTGCAGATCAACACCGGCGGCGGTTGCCATCTGGACGCTGGGCAGGTCTCCGCCGGCCTGGATAACCTGCCTCTAGAAAATATCGATGTACTCTTCATCGAAAACGTTGGCAATTTGGTCTGCCCGTCTGAATTCAAACTCGGCGAGCACCTTCGGGTAGTCCTGCTCTCCGTGCCGGAAGGCGACGACAAACCCTTCAAATACCCCGGCATGTTTGCGTCAGCGGATGCCGTTGTCGTCACCAAGACAGATATTATGCCCTACTTTGACTTCGATCTGGGTAGATTCACCCAGTCGGTCGAAGGTCTGAAACCAGGTATCCGGGTCTTTCCCCTCTCCGCCCGAACGGGGGATGGCTTCAGCGACTGGATTGCCTTCCTGAAGTCATGCATACAAGGACGAGGCAGTTAA
- a CDS encoding gamma-glutamylcyclotransferase family protein, translating into MLFFAYGAALSRRYMAERCPGCKPKVSATLPHYQLTFTGWSRVFRGGTASLKPLRGSQVKGGIYEVPEAWLKKLDAAEGFPAQNAKINLLVNTETGESLSCFTYVAAHQTAESKPAPEYLTILQQGYRDWGLV; encoded by the coding sequence ATGTTGTTTTTCGCCTACGGCGCCGCCCTGTCCCGCCGATACATGGCTGAACGTTGTCCCGGATGCAAACCAAAGGTATCAGCCACCCTGCCGCACTATCAATTAACCTTCACCGGATGGTCCAGGGTTTTCCGCGGCGGAACGGCGTCGCTCAAGCCGCTGCGGGGATCGCAGGTCAAAGGCGGCATCTACGAGGTTCCCGAGGCTTGGCTGAAAAAGCTGGATGCCGCCGAAGGCTTCCCGGCGCAGAACGCTAAAATAAACCTCCTGGTAAACACCGAGACTGGTGAATCGCTTAGTTGTTTCACCTATGTAGCGGCGCATCAGACCGCCGAGAGCAAGCCGGCCCCGGAATATCTAACGATATTACAGCAGGGCTATCGAGACTGGGGGCTGGTGTAG
- a CDS encoding HypC/HybG/HupF family hydrogenase formation chaperone, producing MCLAVPAQIVKIDGVIAEVDMAGTTVRASLVMVPEAKIGDYVLLHTGFAIQVLDEHEALETLKLFKEMEMIPEAS from the coding sequence ATGTGTTTGGCTGTCCCGGCTCAAATCGTTAAGATTGACGGCGTTATCGCCGAGGTGGATATGGCGGGTACCACCGTCCGCGCCAGTCTGGTGATGGTGCCGGAGGCCAAGATCGGCGATTACGTGCTGCTGCATACCGGCTTTGCAATTCAGGTGCTGGATGAGCACGAGGCGCTTGAGACGTTGAAACTCTTTAAAGAGATGGAGATGATCCCGGAGGCCTCATGA
- a CDS encoding co-chaperone GroES: MAINVQPLQNFILVKPGKKEEMRSGIVIPDTAQEKAQEGQVVAAGPGRLGKDNTREVMDVKVGDYVIYPKFGGTEIKVEGVEMIIMPENQVLAKKIY; the protein is encoded by the coding sequence ATGGCAATCAACGTGCAACCGCTGCAGAACTTCATCCTGGTTAAACCCGGCAAAAAGGAAGAGATGCGCAGCGGCATCGTCATCCCGGACACCGCTCAGGAAAAAGCCCAGGAAGGGCAGGTAGTCGCCGCCGGCCCCGGCCGTCTTGGCAAGGACAACACGCGCGAGGTAATGGATGTAAAAGTCGGCGATTATGTGATCTATCCCAAATTCGGCGGCACCGAGATCAAGGTCGAAGGCGTAGAGATGATCATCATGCCGGAAAATCAAGTTCTGGCCAAGAAAATCTACTAA
- a CDS encoding TetR/AcrR family transcriptional regulator — MKPETPRRATWRDEKAEERRQQLIDTALQVFARKGFDKTSVRELAAAAGVAQGLMYHYFKSKDKLLEAVVERHSFMPQLKTLLSTLHNEPARKVLKVVGKQFFELLGQKESLMNIFFHETQSHPIVPRIWRGIMNEGISLFQNYLDERVILGELRPHNTDVSARTLAYTIVLLRGTATAFPNRTRPDEFISHLVENTLSGIAAPGG; from the coding sequence ATGAAACCTGAAACCCCCCGACGCGCAACCTGGCGCGACGAAAAGGCTGAAGAACGCCGCCAGCAACTCATCGATACCGCCCTTCAGGTCTTCGCCAGAAAAGGGTTTGACAAAACCTCGGTTCGCGAACTGGCCGCTGCCGCCGGCGTCGCTCAAGGACTGATGTACCACTACTTCAAGAGCAAGGATAAGCTATTGGAAGCGGTGGTGGAGCGCCACAGCTTCATGCCCCAACTTAAAACCCTGCTCAGCACTCTCCACAATGAGCCGGCCCGGAAAGTTCTTAAGGTGGTGGGAAAACAGTTCTTCGAGCTTTTAGGTCAAAAAGAGAGCCTGATGAACATATTTTTCCACGAAACGCAAAGCCACCCCATTGTACCAAGAATATGGCGTGGCATTATGAACGAGGGCATCTCCTTGTTCCAGAACTACCTTGACGAACGGGTTATACTGGGCGAACTGCGGCCTCACAACACCGATGTTTCAGCCCGGACCCTGGCGTATACCATTGTCCTTCTCCGGGGCACCGCGACCGCGTTCCCCAACCGGACACGCCCCGATGAGTTCATCTCCCATTTGGTGGAAAATACTCTGAGCGGAATCGCCGCGCCGGGCGGCTGA
- the groL gene encoding chaperonin GroEL (60 kDa chaperone family; promotes refolding of misfolded polypeptides especially under stressful conditions; forms two stacked rings of heptamers to form a barrel-shaped 14mer; ends can be capped by GroES; misfolded proteins enter the barrel where they are refolded when GroES binds) — protein sequence MAKQIIFGDQVRKSLLKGINTLSDTVRVTLGPKGHPVALAKAWGAPTVIDDGVTIARDIDLPDPFENMGAQIVKEAASKTNDAAGDGTTTSIMLAQAIINEAFKNITAGSEPIALKRGIEKATEVVAKELKKMSTPIRGREQIVQVATITAKDPEIGELIADVMEKVGKDGVITIEESKGLKYQTDYVEGLQFDRGYISAYFVTDTGRMEANLDEPMILITDRKIETMGDLLPALEKILQWTKTLVIIAENVEGEALATLVVNKMRGNLNVLAVKAPGFGDRQKQMLEDIAVLTGGRVISKEAGRKLESVTEEDMGRAHRVTTNKDKTVIIDGAGTPEAIKDRIKHIKAQIDEVESAFDREKLQERQAALAGGVAVIAVGAATETEMKERKARVEDALAATRAALEEGILPGGGVGLINALPALDKLKLQDDEETGVLIVKRALPTPVRWIANNAGRDGSVIIDKVRTSPPGVGYNAETDEFGNMVEMGIIDPTMVVRSALENAASVANMVIITNSLVADIPEKKVEAPPPSEY from the coding sequence ATGGCGAAACAGATCATTTTTGGCGATCAGGTTAGGAAATCCCTGCTCAAGGGTATCAACACCCTGAGCGACACCGTGAGAGTGACCCTCGGCCCTAAAGGCCATCCGGTTGCCCTGGCTAAGGCTTGGGGAGCCCCCACCGTCATTGACGATGGTGTGACCATTGCCCGCGATATCGACCTGCCGGATCCTTTCGAGAACATGGGCGCCCAGATTGTCAAAGAAGCGGCTTCCAAGACCAATGACGCTGCCGGCGACGGCACCACCACCTCCATCATGCTTGCCCAGGCTATTATCAACGAGGCGTTCAAGAACATCACCGCCGGCTCCGAGCCGATCGCTTTGAAGCGCGGCATCGAGAAAGCAACTGAAGTAGTTGCTAAAGAGCTCAAGAAAATGTCCACACCTATCCGCGGCCGGGAGCAGATTGTTCAGGTCGCCACCATCACGGCTAAGGATCCTGAAATCGGCGAGCTTATCGCTGATGTCATGGAGAAGGTCGGCAAAGACGGCGTTATTACCATCGAGGAATCTAAAGGCCTCAAATACCAGACCGACTACGTCGAAGGCCTGCAGTTCGATCGCGGTTACATCTCCGCCTACTTTGTGACCGATACCGGCCGCATGGAAGCCAACCTCGATGAGCCGATGATCCTTATCACCGACCGCAAGATTGAGACCATGGGCGACCTGCTGCCTGCCCTGGAGAAGATTCTTCAGTGGACCAAGACCCTGGTTATCATTGCCGAGAACGTCGAGGGAGAAGCCCTGGCCACCCTGGTGGTCAACAAGATGCGCGGCAACTTGAACGTCCTGGCTGTCAAAGCCCCCGGTTTCGGCGATCGCCAGAAGCAGATGCTTGAAGACATCGCCGTCTTGACCGGCGGCCGCGTCATTTCCAAGGAAGCCGGACGCAAACTCGAGTCGGTCACCGAAGAAGATATGGGCCGCGCCCACCGCGTGACCACCAACAAAGACAAAACGGTCATCATTGACGGCGCCGGCACCCCCGAGGCCATCAAAGACCGCATCAAGCACATCAAAGCCCAGATCGACGAGGTCGAGAGCGCCTTTGACCGGGAGAAGCTGCAGGAGCGGCAGGCCGCTCTGGCTGGCGGCGTGGCCGTCATTGCCGTGGGCGCAGCTACCGAGACCGAGATGAAAGAGCGCAAAGCCCGCGTCGAGGATGCCCTGGCCGCTACCCGCGCCGCTCTCGAAGAGGGTATCCTGCCCGGCGGAGGCGTCGGTTTGATCAACGCCCTGCCCGCCCTTGACAAATTGAAGCTGCAGGACGACGAGGAGACCGGCGTTTTGATCGTAAAACGCGCCCTGCCGACCCCGGTCCGGTGGATTGCCAATAATGCCGGCCGCGACGGTTCGGTCATCATCGACAAAGTCCGCACCTCACCGCCCGGCGTCGGCTACAACGCCGAGACCGACGAGTTCGGCAACATGGTCGAAATGGGCATCATTGATCCTACCATGGTGGTCAGGTCTGCTCTGGAAAACGCCGCCTCGGTGGCCAATATGGTCATCATCACCAACTCCCTGGTGGCGGATATCCCGGAGAAAAAGGTTGAGGCTCCGCCCCCGTCCGAGTACTAG